A section of the Oryza sativa Japonica Group chromosome 1, ASM3414082v1 genome encodes:
- the LOC4327722 gene encoding pentatricopeptide repeat-containing protein At5g55740, chloroplastic: protein MAPLPLPLPLPATRHPPKPHEASASASASLHAALASLSQQCGAGGGGGGALRDAFALVARAERDACPAAVVSVGPEAYASLLQCCVAAGCLRAGRQVHAAAVKRGPRYCRHAYIGTKLAVFYARCGALGDAERAFSALPAKNAFAWAAVIGMWSRAGLHGKALAGYAAMLEAGVPADNFVVPNVLKACAGLGLLGPGRAVHGYAWKAGVGNCVYVMSSLVDFYGKCGEVDDAREVFDVMPERTVVSWNSMLMGYIHNGRIDEAADLFYEMRVEGVLPTRVSVLSFLSASADLEVLDGGRQGHAVAVSSGLEMDLILGSSMINFYCKVGLVEAAEVIFEQMVERDIVTWNLMISGYLQDGQTDKALTTCHRMLESGLKFDCVTLASVIMACVKSYRMEVGGAAHAYAVRNNLESDKTVFCSLIELYSSSGRIEQMRRVFDSIRRRDIATWKAMICAYADHGMGSEALKLLYQMQLEGTSPTAACWDSVLSAFIRNGQLDDALSTFYEMLQTSTRPNLRTWSLLISGLSRNGMHPEVMNLCCKMQEVEPAPSPTIFSAALLAVKSAASVQYGKAMHACIVKKGLLLSKSVVQSLLNMYGSFNDRGTVESLLRFLAAAQ, encoded by the coding sequence atggcgccgctccctctccccctcccgctTCCCGCCACTCGCCACCCTCCCAAACCGCACGAGgcctcggcctccgcctccgcctcgctccacgccgcgctcgcctcgctcTCCCAGCAGTGCggggcgggaggcggaggcgggggcgcCCTCCGCGACGCCTTCGCCctcgtcgcccgcgccgagcgcgACGCGTGCCCCGCAGCGGTGGTCTCGGTCGGCCCGGAGGCGTACGCGTCCCTCCTGCAGTGCTGCGTCGCGGCGGGGTGCCTCCGCGCGGGGCGGCAggtgcacgccgccgccgtcaagcgCGGGCCCCGCTACTGCCGCCACGCCTACATCGGCACCAAGCTCGCCGTGTTCTACGCCCGGTGCGGCGCGCTCGGCGACGCCGAGCGCGCGTTCAGCGCGCTCCCGGCCAAGAACGCCTTCGCGTGGGCCGCCGTCATCGGGATGTGGAGCCGCGCCGGGCTGCACGGCAAGGCCCTCGCCGGGTACGCCGCCATGCTCGAGGCGGGCGTTCCCGCGGACAACTTCGTCGTGCCCAACGTGCTCAAGGCCTGCGCGGGGCTCGGGCTGCTTGGCCCCGGCAGAGCGGTGCACGGTTACGCCTGGAAGGCGGGGGTCGGGAACTGCGTGTACGTGATGAGCAGCCTGGTGGACTTCTATGGAAAATGCGGCGAGGTGGATGATGCGCGGGAGGTGTTCGACGTAATGCCGGAGAGGACAGTGGTGAGCTGGAACTCGATGCTGATGGGGTATATACACAATGGGAGGATTGATGAGGCTGCTGACTTGTTCTATGAGATGAGGGTCGAGGGCGTGCTGCCGACAAGGGTGAGTGTTCTGAGCTTTCTGTCCGCATCCGCGGATCTTGAGGTTCTTGATGGGGgaaggcagggccatgcagttGCAGTATCAAGCGGCCTGGAGATGGATTTGATTCTGGGCAGTTCAATGATCAACTTTTACTGTAAGGTTGGTTTGGTGGAGGCTGCAGAGGTGATATTTGAGCAGATGGTTGAAAGAGATATTGTCACCTGGAATCTGATGATTTCAGGATATTTGCAGGATGGGCAAACTGACAAAGCCCTTACCACATGCCATAGAATGCTGGAGAGTGGCCTGAAGTTTGATTGTGTGACGTTAGCGTCCGTTATCATGGCTTGCGTGAAATCTTACAGAATGGAGGTGGGTGGAGCTGCTCATGCTTACGCAGTGAGAAACAATCTTGAATCAGATAAAACGGTTTTTTGTAGCCTGATAGAATTGTATTcaagtagtgggagaatcgaACAAATGCGCAGAGTATTTGATTCAATTAGACGGAGAGATATAGCCACGTGGAAAGCGATGATCTGTGCTTATGCAGACCATGGAATGGGTTCTGAGGCTCTGAAGCTTTTATATCAAATGCAGCTTGAAGGCACATCTCCAACTGCAGCATGTTGGGATTCAGTACTTTCAGCTTTTATTCGAAATGGACAGTTAGATGATGCCCTAAGCACCTTCTATGAGATGCTTCAAACGAGCACACGCCCCAATCTGCGGACATGGAGTCTGTTAATAAGCGGCTTGTCTCGAAATGGTATGCATCCTGAGGTTATGAATCTATGTTGCAAGATGCAAGAAGTAGAGCCAGCACCTAGTCCAACAATATTTTCTGCAGCACTTCTTGCTGTTAAATCTGCAGCTTCAGTACAGTATGGAAAAGCAATGCACGCATGCATTGTTAAGAAGGGCCTATTATTGTCGAAATCTGTGGTGCAGTCGCTGCTAAACATGTATGGTAGCTTCAATGATAGAGGCACAGTAGAGAGTTTGCTAAGATTTCTTGCTGCTGCACAGTAA